From Granulicella sp. WH15, the proteins below share one genomic window:
- a CDS encoding LLM class flavin-dependent oxidoreductase, whose protein sequence is MQIGIDSFAATSKDPVTGITVSPVERIANLMEEIELADQVGLDHFGLGEHHRQEYLDSAPVMLLAAAAARTSKIRLTSAVTVLSAADPVRVFQEFATLDLISKGRAEIIVGRGSFIESFPLFGLKLEDYDSLFAEKLDLLLALRESTHVHWSGKHRTSLNGQGVYPRPLQDPLPIWLGVGGTPQSFARAGALGLPLMVAIIGGETHRFRPLVDLYYEAGKRAGVPREQLKVGVHALGYAADTNEQAADDFFPGYAQAFTEIGKERGWPPTTRAQFDALLRPTGALLVGDAERVAEKLLQHSEALGGISRISFQMSVASLPHAKLMRAIEILGTKVAPIVRKATA, encoded by the coding sequence ATGCAGATCGGCATCGACAGCTTCGCAGCAACCTCCAAAGACCCCGTCACCGGCATTACCGTCAGCCCGGTGGAGCGCATTGCCAACCTGATGGAAGAGATCGAGCTGGCCGACCAGGTGGGCCTCGACCACTTCGGCCTGGGCGAGCATCACCGGCAGGAGTACCTCGACTCGGCCCCGGTGATGCTGCTGGCCGCCGCAGCCGCGCGCACCAGCAAGATCCGTCTGACCAGCGCGGTGACGGTGCTGAGCGCCGCCGACCCGGTGCGGGTCTTCCAGGAGTTCGCGACGCTGGACCTCATCTCGAAAGGCCGGGCCGAGATCATCGTGGGCCGCGGCTCGTTCATCGAGTCGTTCCCGCTCTTCGGGCTGAAGCTCGAGGACTACGACTCCCTGTTTGCCGAGAAGCTGGACCTGCTGCTGGCGCTGCGGGAGAGCACGCACGTCCACTGGAGCGGCAAGCATCGCACCTCGCTGAACGGGCAGGGGGTGTATCCGCGGCCGCTGCAAGACCCGCTGCCGATCTGGCTGGGGGTGGGCGGGACGCCGCAGTCGTTCGCTCGAGCCGGGGCGCTGGGGCTGCCGCTGATGGTCGCGATCATCGGCGGCGAGACGCACCGTTTTCGGCCGCTGGTCGATCTTTACTACGAGGCGGGCAAGCGGGCCGGGGTTCCGCGGGAGCAGTTGAAAGTCGGCGTTCATGCTCTGGGCTACGCCGCCGATACCAATGAACAGGCCGCCGATGACTTCTTCCCCGGCTACGCGCAGGCCTTCACCGAGATCGGCAAGGAGCGGGGCTGGCCGCCGACGACGCGGGCTCAGTTCGATGCCCTGCTGAGGCCTACGGGGGCGCTGCTGGTGGGCGATGCGGAGCGGGTGGCGGAGAAGTTGTTGCAGCATAGCGAGGCGCTGGGAGGCATCTCGCGGATCAGCTTCCAGATGAGTGTGGCGTCGTTGCCACATGCCAAGCTGATGCGGGCGATTGAGATTTTGGGCACGAAGGTAGCGCCGATTGTGCGCAAGGCAACGGCGTAA
- the prmC gene encoding peptide chain release factor N(5)-glutamine methyltransferase has protein sequence MTVQEALTRGTGQLAAHPQLRERALQDAALLLMHTLGISRTALIAHPERIFTRDEQAAYQRAIERRLTFEPIQYITGEQEFYGLPFHVTSSVLIPRPETELLVEAVLARVSGAGRIVDVGTGSGAIAVALAKYLPHAAVTAVDLSPAALAVARENAAHNQVAITFVESDLLAALKDEALFDAIVSNPPYIPEDDAASLHPEVREYEPSQALFAGATGMDVYARLVPQAERHLRPGGLLAMEIGFGQREPIAQLLTGWQDVEFLDDLQGIPRVALARRHQES, from the coding sequence ATGACGGTTCAGGAGGCGTTGACCCGGGGCACCGGCCAGCTTGCGGCGCACCCGCAGTTGCGCGAGCGCGCGTTGCAGGACGCGGCGCTGCTGCTGATGCACACGCTCGGTATCTCGCGCACGGCGCTGATCGCGCACCCGGAGCGGATCTTTACGCGTGACGAGCAGGCCGCCTACCAGCGGGCCATCGAGCGACGTCTCACCTTCGAGCCGATCCAGTACATCACCGGCGAGCAGGAGTTTTACGGGCTTCCGTTTCATGTAACATCTTCGGTGCTAATTCCACGGCCCGAGACCGAGCTGCTCGTAGAGGCAGTATTGGCGCGGGTTTCCGGCGCTGGCCGCATTGTGGACGTGGGCACTGGCTCGGGTGCGATTGCGGTTGCGCTGGCTAAATATCTGCCCCATGCGGCTGTCACTGCCGTCGATCTTTCTCCAGCGGCACTCGCTGTTGCGAGAGAGAACGCCGCGCACAATCAGGTCGCGATCACGTTCGTCGAGTCCGATCTGCTGGCTGCGTTGAAAGATGAAGCCCTCTTCGACGCCATCGTCTCGAACCCCCCGTATATCCCCGAGGATGATGCAGCCTCGTTGCACCCTGAGGTGCGCGAGTACGAACCCTCGCAGGCGCTCTTTGCCGGAGCGACGGGAATGGATGTGTACGCCCGGCTGGTGCCTCAGGCCGAGCGGCATCTGAGGCCGGGCGGCCTGCTCGCAATGGAGATTGGCTTCGGGCAGCGCGAGCCGATTGCGCAGTTGCTGACGGGCTGGCAGGATGTCGAGTTCCTCGATGACTTGCAAGGGATTCCCCGCGTAGCCCTGGCGCGGCGGCATCAAGAGTCGTAA
- the prfA gene encoding peptide chain release factor 1, with protein MFDRLAQMEARYNALSQQMSDPALVTDQKKFQATAKESRDLEPVVEKYREWKKVSEGIAEAKTMLADSDADLRAMAEEELASLEPRLEPIEEELKIMLLPKDPNDDKNVIVELRAGTGGDEAALFVAEVFRMYLRFAEQHRWKVQVLSESESGIGGGLKDVTAIFEGDKVYSQMKYESGVHRVQRVPATETQGRVHTSAITVAVLPEAEEVDIKVEAKDLRIDTFCSSGPGGQSVNTTYSAVRITHLPTNTVVSCQDEKSQIKNREKAMRVLRSRLYEVEAERIHQLQAKERKQQVGSGDRSEKIRTYNFPQNRLTDHRIGLTNHQLAMVMEGQLQPTIDALIAHDVAQKMKGETVDAA; from the coding sequence ATGTTCGACCGCCTTGCCCAAATGGAAGCCCGCTACAACGCCCTCAGCCAGCAGATGTCCGACCCCGCGCTGGTGACCGATCAGAAGAAGTTTCAGGCCACGGCCAAGGAGAGCCGCGACCTGGAGCCGGTGGTCGAGAAGTACCGCGAGTGGAAGAAGGTTTCGGAGGGTATTGCCGAGGCTAAGACGATGCTGGCCGACAGCGACGCCGACCTGCGCGCCATGGCCGAGGAGGAGCTGGCATCGCTTGAGCCGCGCCTCGAGCCGATTGAGGAAGAGCTGAAGATCATGCTGCTGCCCAAGGACCCGAACGACGATAAGAACGTCATTGTGGAGCTGCGCGCGGGCACCGGCGGCGACGAGGCCGCGCTCTTCGTCGCCGAGGTCTTCCGCATGTACCTGCGCTTCGCCGAGCAGCACCGCTGGAAGGTGCAGGTGCTCTCGGAGTCGGAGTCCGGCATCGGCGGCGGGCTGAAGGACGTGACGGCGATCTTCGAGGGCGACAAGGTCTACTCGCAGATGAAGTACGAGAGCGGCGTGCACCGCGTGCAGCGCGTTCCGGCTACCGAGACGCAGGGCCGCGTCCACACCTCGGCCATCACGGTGGCGGTGCTGCCCGAGGCCGAGGAGGTCGATATCAAGGTCGAGGCCAAGGACCTGCGCATCGACACCTTCTGTTCGTCGGGGCCGGGCGGCCAGTCGGTCAATACGACCTACTCGGCTGTGCGGATCACGCACCTGCCCACCAATACGGTGGTGAGCTGCCAGGATGAGAAGTCGCAGATCAAGAACCGCGAGAAGGCGATGCGCGTGCTGCGCTCGCGGCTGTACGAGGTGGAGGCGGAGCGCATCCACCAGCTCCAGGCCAAGGAGCGCAAGCAGCAGGTCGGCTCGGGCGACCGTTCGGAGAAGATTCGCACCTACAACTTTCCGCAGAACCGGCTGACGGACCACCGCATCGGGCTGACCAACCACCAGTTGGCGATGGTGATGGAAGGCCAGTTACAGCCGACGATTGATGCGCTGATCGCGCACGACGTGGCCCAGAAGATGAAGGGCGAAACAGTAGACGCCGCCTGA
- a CDS encoding Pr6Pr family membrane protein: MKIGAAGRIAASCIAAIALTGLAVQCIVVYRENSSILLTLWIVFAFFTITTNLLVAVVFTSIASARSGLRADWVVAGTMLAILLVGVIYALLLHGTTELSGGSAVANVLLHMVTPVLVPLFWIEFYRKGGLEWRHVLLWAIYPLAYLGYALARGAATGRYAYPFLNVSVLGWQQTALNAIVIAIGFMLCGCAVIWLDRRAGLSR, encoded by the coding sequence ATGAAGATCGGAGCCGCAGGCCGGATCGCCGCCTCCTGCATCGCCGCCATCGCCCTGACGGGCCTGGCGGTGCAGTGCATTGTGGTCTATCGCGAGAACTCGTCGATCCTGCTCACCCTCTGGATCGTATTCGCGTTCTTTACCATCACGACGAACCTGCTCGTGGCGGTGGTTTTCACCAGCATCGCGTCCGCTCGCTCCGGCTTACGGGCGGATTGGGTGGTCGCGGGGACGATGCTGGCGATTCTGCTCGTCGGCGTCATCTACGCCCTTCTGCTGCATGGCACGACGGAGCTGTCGGGCGGCTCCGCCGTCGCGAATGTGCTTCTGCACATGGTCACGCCGGTGCTCGTTCCCCTCTTCTGGATAGAGTTCTACCGGAAGGGCGGCCTTGAGTGGCGACACGTTCTCCTGTGGGCCATCTATCCGCTGGCCTACCTGGGGTATGCGCTCGCGCGTGGTGCGGCGACGGGCCGCTATGCCTATCCGTTTTTGAACGTGTCCGTACTCGGCTGGCAACAGACCGCGCTGAACGCCATCGTGATCGCAATCGGCTTCATGCTGTGCGGATGCGCCGTCATCTGGCTCGACCGCCGTGCCGGTTTGAGCCGCTAG
- a CDS encoding dehypoxanthine futalosine cyclase, translating to MGISREQALDCFASDDLIGIGMEADAVRRQLHPEGVVSYLVDGTVDVAEMAAETASFDTIYTRIGTIVEAGGTGIRLAGTSSSQFTMERLEGLLAAIKDRFTSLWVQGFSAGEILALANRAGISVADTIQRLQTAGLDSIPGTPDVEGWADVHRTAHRLGMKTSAAMIFGAGETMEQRVAQLEAIRQLQAETGGFTSFVPYTFQPSGAQRAGGLEEATAVEYLKTLAIARMYLDNIENVQASVETQGLKVVQMGLRFGGNDVGSALSGAAGYTSGATEEELRRIIRDAGFKPAQRDPLYRMMFLN from the coding sequence ATGGGTATCAGTCGGGAACAGGCGCTGGATTGCTTTGCAAGTGATGATCTGATCGGGATTGGGATGGAGGCGGACGCCGTGCGTCGGCAGCTTCATCCCGAGGGAGTGGTCTCCTACCTGGTCGATGGGACGGTAGACGTGGCGGAGATGGCCGCCGAGACCGCGAGCTTCGACACCATCTACACCCGCATTGGCACCATCGTCGAAGCGGGCGGCACGGGGATACGGCTCGCGGGCACCTCCTCCAGCCAGTTCACGATGGAGCGGCTCGAAGGTCTGCTCGCCGCCATCAAAGACCGCTTTACCTCACTGTGGGTACAGGGCTTCAGCGCGGGCGAGATCCTCGCTCTGGCCAATCGTGCAGGCATCTCCGTGGCCGATACCATCCAGCGGCTCCAGACCGCTGGGTTGGACTCGATCCCCGGCACGCCCGACGTGGAAGGCTGGGCGGACGTCCACCGCACCGCGCACCGGCTGGGCATGAAGACTTCGGCGGCGATGATCTTCGGCGCGGGCGAGACGATGGAGCAGCGCGTGGCCCAGCTCGAGGCGATCCGTCAGCTCCAGGCCGAGACCGGCGGCTTCACGTCCTTCGTCCCCTACACCTTCCAGCCCAGTGGCGCGCAGCGCGCAGGCGGTCTCGAAGAGGCCACGGCGGTCGAGTACCTCAAGACCCTGGCCATCGCGCGCATGTACCTCGACAACATCGAGAACGTGCAGGCCAGCGTCGAGACGCAGGGGCTGAAGGTAGTGCAGATGGGGCTGCGCTTCGGCGGCAATGATGTGGGCAGCGCGCTCTCGGGCGCGGCGGGATACACGTCTGGCGCGACCGAAGAGGAGCTGCGGCGCATCATCCGCGACGCCGGTTTCAAGCCCGCGCAGCGTGATCCGCTCTATAGAATGATGTTCCTGAACTAA
- a CDS encoding vitamin K epoxide reductase family protein yields the protein MRNMVLRVLIAALALAGLVVSVMALRVHNMDPAAAPPCAVSEHWDCGAVNHSRFAVFPPRSYDEDAGSKKLHIPVATVGIAGYSLMLVLALLGRFWIVLQLAEIGFAAACFLSYLEAFVLEKWCIYCVWSQGIVTVLLLTTVAALILRRREA from the coding sequence ATGCGAAATATGGTGTTGCGAGTCCTGATTGCTGCGCTGGCTCTGGCCGGTCTGGTGGTAAGCGTAATGGCCCTGCGGGTGCACAACATGGACCCGGCTGCCGCGCCGCCATGCGCCGTCAGCGAGCACTGGGACTGCGGCGCGGTGAACCACTCGCGCTTCGCCGTCTTCCCGCCGCGTTCCTACGACGAGGACGCGGGCAGCAAGAAGCTGCACATCCCGGTGGCGACGGTGGGGATCGCAGGCTACTCGCTGATGCTGGTGCTGGCGCTGCTGGGCCGGTTCTGGATCGTCCTGCAACTGGCCGAGATCGGCTTCGCTGCGGCCTGCTTCCTCAGCTATCTTGAGGCCTTCGTGCTGGAGAAGTGGTGCATCTACTGCGTCTGGTCGCAGGGCATCGTTACGGTGCTGCTGCTGACGACGGTCGCGGCGCTGATCCTGCGGCGGCGAGAGGCGTAA
- a CDS encoding metallophosphoesterase, producing the protein MPSSFNRRQFLSLLGAGAAAAALPSSALAFAAPKQEDFSFLFLTDSHLQPELRGVDGTTMAFKHARSLRADFAIQGGDHIFDALGTPKATVLQNYSLYDKAEQDLGLKVHHTLGNHDVLGIYPSGGVPPTDPLYGKKLFADRFGPTWYSFDHKGHHFIVLDSIGITDDHHYQGRIDADQMQWLANDLAATPAGTPIIVTTHIPLVTAMNSYTPPAPQSSPSGFTFVNGPEAIKLFEGHNVLGVLQGHTHINEQVVWHGVPYITSGAVCGNWWHGTRMGTPEGFTVVSVANGRLTTRYETYGFKSVEPQNT; encoded by the coding sequence ATGCCGTCCTCGTTCAATCGCCGCCAATTCCTCTCGCTGCTGGGCGCTGGAGCCGCCGCCGCTGCGCTGCCCTCTTCCGCGCTGGCCTTTGCCGCTCCGAAGCAGGAGGACTTCAGCTTCCTCTTCCTCACCGACTCGCATCTTCAGCCGGAGCTTCGCGGCGTCGACGGCACCACCATGGCCTTCAAGCACGCGCGCAGCCTCCGCGCCGACTTCGCCATCCAGGGCGGCGACCACATCTTCGATGCGCTGGGCACGCCCAAGGCCACGGTGCTCCAGAACTACTCGCTCTACGACAAGGCCGAGCAGGATCTGGGGCTGAAGGTCCACCACACGCTGGGCAACCACGACGTCCTCGGCATCTACCCCAGCGGCGGGGTGCCGCCGACCGACCCGCTCTACGGCAAGAAGCTCTTCGCCGACCGCTTCGGCCCCACCTGGTACTCGTTCGACCACAAGGGTCATCACTTCATCGTGCTGGACTCCATCGGCATCACGGACGACCACCACTACCAGGGACGCATCGACGCCGACCAGATGCAGTGGCTGGCCAACGATCTGGCCGCGACGCCCGCGGGCACGCCGATCATCGTCACCACCCACATTCCGCTGGTGACGGCGATGAACAGCTACACGCCGCCCGCGCCGCAGTCCTCGCCGAGCGGGTTTACCTTCGTCAACGGGCCGGAGGCGATCAAGCTCTTCGAGGGGCACAACGTTCTCGGCGTGTTGCAGGGCCATACCCACATCAACGAGCAGGTGGTCTGGCACGGGGTTCCGTACATCACCTCGGGCGCGGTGTGCGGCAACTGGTGGCACGGCACGCGCATGGGCACGCCGGAGGGGTTCACCGTGGTCAGCGTCGCGAACGGCAGGCTGACGACGCGGTATGAGACGTATGGCTTCAAGTCGGTAGAGCCGCAGAATACGTAA
- the purD gene encoding phosphoribosylamine--glycine ligase has product MKVLVIGGGGREHALAWALKKSARVSEVVCMPGNAGIAELARCVPVAVTDLEGTLALVEREQPGLVVIGPEVPLALGVVDLLEKRGVRVFGPTADAAQLESSKAFAKEFMRRFDIPTAAYAVCRSVADVEHELKDFASQVVVKADGLAAGKGVVMCESHRETLEAAGQMFDGVVTGEPIGQLVIEETLVGPEISFFAVCDGTHAATLGVAQDHKRVGEGDTGPNTGGMGAYSTDSLVTPDMIEWLRVNVAQKVVDGMRSEGMPFVGVLFCGMMLTPDGPKVLEFNTRFGDPETQALMLRLETDLLTVFEAAIDGRIDSLPIRMKRGASVCVIAASGGYPGSYTSGKAITGVPVPSSDEVVFHSGTAIKDGQLVTAGGRVLAVTAAAATLEDALHKAYGALAGIRFEGMQYRRDIAWRALKN; this is encoded by the coding sequence ATGAAGGTGTTGGTGATTGGCGGCGGTGGCCGTGAGCACGCGCTGGCATGGGCGCTGAAGAAGAGTGCGCGGGTTAGCGAAGTGGTTTGTATGCCGGGCAATGCCGGAATCGCGGAGCTGGCGCGGTGCGTGCCGGTGGCGGTAACGGACCTGGAAGGCACTCTGGCGCTGGTCGAGCGTGAGCAGCCGGGGTTGGTGGTGATTGGGCCGGAGGTGCCGCTGGCGCTGGGGGTTGTGGATCTGCTCGAGAAGCGTGGGGTGCGGGTCTTTGGGCCAACGGCGGATGCCGCGCAGCTCGAGTCCAGCAAGGCGTTTGCCAAGGAGTTTATGCGCCGGTTCGATATTCCGACTGCTGCCTACGCTGTTTGTCGCTCGGTGGCCGACGTCGAGCACGAGCTGAAGGACTTTGCCTCGCAGGTGGTGGTCAAGGCCGACGGGCTGGCGGCGGGCAAGGGCGTCGTCATGTGCGAGAGCCACCGCGAGACGCTGGAGGCGGCGGGGCAGATGTTCGATGGCGTGGTCACGGGCGAGCCGATCGGGCAGTTGGTGATCGAGGAGACGCTGGTGGGGCCGGAGATCAGCTTCTTCGCGGTCTGCGACGGCACGCACGCGGCCACGCTGGGCGTCGCGCAGGACCATAAACGCGTGGGCGAGGGCGACACCGGCCCCAACACCGGGGGGATGGGCGCGTACTCGACCGACAGCCTGGTGACGCCGGATATGATCGAGTGGCTGCGCGTGAACGTCGCCCAGAAGGTCGTGGACGGGATGCGCTCGGAGGGGATGCCGTTCGTCGGCGTGCTCTTCTGCGGCATGATGCTGACGCCTGATGGTCCCAAGGTACTGGAGTTCAACACGCGCTTCGGCGACCCCGAGACCCAGGCCCTGATGCTGCGGCTCGAGACCGATCTGCTGACGGTCTTTGAGGCAGCCATCGACGGCCGGATCGACTCGCTGCCGATCCGGATGAAGCGTGGCGCTAGTGTCTGCGTTATCGCCGCGAGTGGGGGGTATCCCGGTAGCTACACCTCGGGGAAGGCCATTACGGGAGTCCCTGTGCCCTCGTCCGATGAAGTTGTCTTTCACTCCGGCACGGCCATCAAGGATGGGCAGTTGGTGACAGCAGGTGGGCGTGTGCTGGCTGTCACCGCCGCCGCCGCGACGCTCGAAGATGCTCTGCACAAGGCTTATGGGGCATTGGCGGGGATTCGCTTCGAGGGGATGCAGTATCGCCGCGATATTGCCTGGAGAGCTTTAAAGAACTAA
- a CDS encoding aldo/keto reductase, with translation MEYRNLGRSGLKVPELCFGAGTFGAGNEFFKAWGETSQDEATNIVSICMEAGLNFFDTADVYSDGASETMLGKAIAHLHREDVLISSKTTFRQGNLKGPNDVGSSRYHIIQAVENSLKRLNTDYIDVYHLHGFDALTPLDETLSALNHLVISGKVRYIACSNFSGWHLMKSLSISERYGWAKYVGHQVYYSLIGREYEHELMPLALDQGVGALVWSPLGWGRLTGKIRRGQPLPEKSRLHKTADFGPQVEDEYLYKVVDALDEVATETGKTVPQIALNWLLGRPTVSTLVIGARNEEQLRANLGAVGWKLTPEQVAKLDAASEPTIAYPYWHQRQFVERNPKPV, from the coding sequence ATGGAATACAGAAATCTAGGCAGATCCGGACTCAAAGTTCCCGAGCTATGTTTCGGGGCAGGTACCTTTGGCGCAGGCAACGAGTTCTTCAAGGCCTGGGGCGAGACCTCCCAGGATGAAGCCACCAACATCGTCAGCATCTGCATGGAAGCCGGTCTGAACTTCTTCGACACGGCCGATGTCTACTCGGACGGCGCCAGCGAGACCATGCTGGGCAAGGCCATCGCCCACCTGCACCGCGAAGACGTGCTGATCTCCAGCAAGACGACCTTCCGCCAGGGCAACCTGAAGGGGCCGAACGACGTGGGCTCCTCGCGCTACCACATCATTCAGGCGGTCGAGAACAGCCTGAAGCGGCTGAACACAGACTACATCGACGTCTACCACCTGCACGGCTTCGACGCGCTGACGCCGCTCGATGAGACGCTCTCGGCGCTGAACCACCTGGTGATCTCGGGCAAGGTGCGCTACATCGCCTGCTCGAACTTCTCGGGCTGGCACCTGATGAAGTCGCTCTCGATCTCCGAGCGCTACGGCTGGGCCAAGTACGTTGGGCACCAGGTTTACTACTCGCTGATCGGCCGCGAGTACGAGCACGAGCTGATGCCGCTGGCGCTCGACCAGGGCGTGGGCGCTCTGGTGTGGTCGCCGCTGGGCTGGGGACGCCTGACCGGCAAGATCCGCCGGGGCCAGCCGCTGCCCGAGAAGAGCCGCCTGCACAAGACCGCGGACTTCGGCCCGCAGGTGGAGGACGAGTACCTGTACAAGGTGGTCGACGCGCTCGATGAGGTAGCCACCGAGACCGGCAAGACGGTTCCGCAGATTGCGCTGAACTGGCTGCTGGGACGCCCGACGGTGTCGACGCTGGTGATCGGCGCTCGCAACGAGGAGCAGCTACGCGCGAACCTCGGCGCGGTGGGCTGGAAGCTGACGCCGGAACAGGTAGCCAAGCTCGACGCCGCCAGCGAGCCGACAATCGCTTATCCGTACTGGCACCAGCGCCAGTTCGTAGAGCGCAACCCCAAGCCGGTCTAA